The Festucalex cinctus isolate MCC-2025b chromosome 10, RoL_Fcin_1.0, whole genome shotgun sequence region ctgaatatttttttcccgtttttttttttaatgggaaaaaaatattcagtaaaacagaaaaaaaattcagaaaaacagaaaaaaaatactcaaaaaacaaagctccccaaaaaattagtcagaaaaagagaagttttttttttttcaagtgaatgcaatacgcttccgtactatgagttgtgctcataagtgtACAGtaataaattgtcaaaaatgacaaaatttcaaacttatttaggaaaaaaaaagtatttttttttttttacaatgccgaaaatgtaaaaaaaaaaatttttttaaactgattgttttttacattttgttacaaatttgcaaaatatacaaaaaaacaaaatgtgaaaaaatagaATCACAAagaatgtcttatttttttcccatttttttttttttttacaatagataCAATCATGGTCACGGAACGAATTGAACTTGTTTCTCCAGGCAGAGctgtacttccttgacaccaattgctttctttttatttgccAGGGGTTTGGCactatcttgtggcatcttatgGCATTTCAGAGAGAGCACCTAAACCGTGAGCGGGTTACTTTTTCACCAGATAGTTGAACATAGTTTCCACAGAGAAAAATGTGAAAGTGaccaatgggggaaaaaaaaaaagcctattttTCGTCACATAAAGTTTGATATTGAGAACGAGacctgttgtgaattttgcagTTGAGCTCCTTGGTAGAGAACATCAAGTTGTGGAAAAAGTACTCAAACGATCCTTACCTTCCTCACATCTCTCAGCTGCGTCTGCATGTTATACATCAGGTAGCCGCCAAAGCCGAGTGCCGCGAACACCAGCAGGAAGAGCAGCAGGACCACGGTGGCGAGCGTGGGGATGACACCGGTGCAGCCCACCCTTCGACCCCTCTGGGGCCAGTTGGGCTGAAGTCCCGGGTGCTGCTGCTGGTGAACTCCATCCACGAAGAACACTTGTTGGAAGGGATAACTCTGGTCACAGTTCATGGTGCTGCTGCGAATGCAAGACTTATGTATAGTAAAGTATATGTCGTCTTGCAAGTACCACCACCACCCACAAATTCCTCCCCCTTGCACGTATGAGCGGGTCCACATCGCTGCTTTGACACCTTGCGTTTTGAACTTCAGGACATGAGTCACATGTCCTACTTCGAAagacttcctctttttttttaatccaggcTTGTGGTCAAGAAGCAAGAAAGAAATTACATAAGTTATTACATGTGGGGGTAAGTATTcaaaacattacaaacaaaaaagttctACAAATGTGACCAAAAgtacaaaatgtgatttttttttctaaacaaaatGTCAATAGAATTGTGAAATATGAAACAATTTTGCAAAATAGAATAGAAGCCCGACAGTTTGCCAAACTGGTGCCTGGATTTCTcagattaaaaagggaaaaacagaaggaagcgggaggggggaaaaaaacagccccAATGTAAGaatctgattttgtttttacaaaatgtcaaattgtaaaatgtgaaacaattttaaaaaaacacacaaaaaacattgcAATATGAAACTATTTTACAAAAAGTCAAaaatgtgaatgaaaaaaaaacaactagatAATTTACCAATTCTGAataattattcaattttttacccctaaatgtcaaataatttgcttttatataacacaatatttgtttgtgaaatgtgaagttaaaaaaactaaataatttataaaatctGAATAattgttcaaaatgtttttccctaaatatcaaataatttgcttttatataacacaatatttctaaatattaaataaccaatcattttaaaaagtcaaatgaattgaaaaaaatgaaacaatataCCACAATGTGAAACAAGTCAACAAAAtgtgatgcaagaaaaaaaaagaccaattttacaagaaattttaaatgtgaaaaatattaattcataCAAAAGTTACATTAAAAACGGCAAATCGTAAAATGTGAGCCTGttcaacaaaatgtgtttttttattttattttacgaaacactgaaaaaaatatacaaaatgttaaacagatttaaaaaaaaaaaaaaaaagaataaataaataaaacaaattgaggaaaaaagtgaaattgcaaaatgtgaaacaatttagcaaaatgtaaaaaatgtacaaaaaacaggaaaaacaaattattttttttaattgacacaaattattttgaatatttctGCAATGTTTCACATTGCAGCCTGTTGGTAAACAGCTGACTGATGCAAAAGCAAACGCTGCAGCCACATGAAAAGGTTTCGTTTCTTTGTAGAGAGGCGGCCTTCGAAACAGAAAGGCGACACACATGGGACATACGGAAATACTACACTCACGTctcttaatttattattattatcatcatcattattattacatttttcatatttccaATCCGATTTTAGAACACTacattacttcttttttttttttggcatagtACAGGCGTACCAAGTACCCATATTGTGAATATTAGGTTGGGGACAAAAAGTCCACTCTGTAAAcaaatactcaactcaactggcTACCAACATTTTTTTAGGATGGGGGTTATGATTGTGGTGCACCAGGTAGCCGccaaggaccacatgagtagcctGCAGGCTGGCCAGTTCCACAAATTTCAAAGAAACTACTAATcctgaaaaaagtatatttaaaaaatactgtaatatttttattaacgGGAAGTAtactaaaaaagtaaaataaaaatgacgttGAATTTAcaatccaaaattaaaaataaatacggtACAAATCatagatttttttccctcaaatttttatttatttttttacaaatttttagATAAAATGTGACACTTCTTTCCAACATGAAACaaactaaattatttgtacTTCAACTTGTGTGCAAATCACAATGAGGTCATTGCATCATATTACATAAAAGGTTGACAAGCATTCAAGCATCATCGCATGCAAGCAACGTGAGAATGCTGACAAAGCCCTACTTACAAGAAAACTCATGACTTCCTCTGCACTTCATTGTGGTCTTTGAGCCCCCTTGTCAACTTGTTTCCTGGGACTCCCTGCAGTTTTCTCACACTTTGCATTGGATATGCCGACATGTGTGGCTCACTACTCATATCttcgcaaaagaaaaaaaaaagaaaaaaccgaTTTTACCTTCCCATACGTACTGCATAGACCAATGTCGGTTTCTCTGACGTATCATACCGAAAGTGCTTTTCTCATTGGCATAACGGCCGCGCTCGGGTGGGAGGCTATGGTTAGCCATCCGAACCCCTGCGAGCGCTGAGAAGTGCTGCGTGAACGCATCGAGTGGCTTCATGAGTAGATGGGAGCCAATGAATCATTGCAAATTACAGAGGCTTGTGGTCACGTTTGCGCGTTAGCAAGAAAACGTTGACACGGAAAAGCTTctgacacgttttttttttttccacgctgATCAAAAACCAGtgtatggaaaataatgaaaatggcaTATAATAGTGTGCAGACACTCACCAAGATCATGTGAAATATACAcattaaaataaagtcaaataaagataaataaagACCTCTACCTAGTACACCACACGGACGCCTAGTGTATTTTCTAAACTTTACAATAGGATATTaaaagtatctatctatctatctatctatctaatcatGACGCAAAACGTAGCATCAacagctcctcaactcactgcaACAGTTGATACTTGACAGTTATCATGAATGGGCATATGAATGCCGAACTATGAATATGCGGAGGGTCCACTGTACACAGTAACATTTGAAATGCAGTCTCAACAAAAGCATACAAACATCCAAAATTATCAAGCTGTTAATGAGTTCAAAGATgggtaaaagtgttttttttgcgtTCTTCCacggatcaaaaaaaaaataagaagaagaaaaggaaaaaccATCCCTGCTTAAGTAATTGGCTGTAAAAATCAAGTGTCTGACTCCTCCCCAGAAGAAGAGTAACAGTCCAGACCAAGCACATGACCCAGGGAGGATTTCCCATCTGTCCTTTTATCCGACTCTTGCACGGCTTCTTTTTCCCCGACGACAGAACTCACCTCTGACGCCATGTTACCAAGGTTGGGCAAGGAACGCTGAAGTATCCTCGCCAGGTTCTGCGTTTGGGAGACACTCTGGTGATCCGACGCTCCTCTGAACGCCGCGGTGACCATCGCCAGGCGCGTGCGGTCGAAAGTGAGGGGCTGATCTTGGTCTTTGGAGGCCACTTCTGGAGTCGGATTGGAAGGTGGCAAAGTGCTTTCCGAGTGGCTGAATGCTGCACTTGAGGATTTTGACTTCTTCACTGTGAATGGAACAAAAAAGAAGCTCAACGACAATAATCCAAAATGGGGACCCAGCCCTGctgcaatatttttatttttttggggggcggggaatctaatctctcttttgataGTTTTGGTGCTTACAGCGTCAAAGAACACATTATGTGGGTCTTGAAATATCAAAATGCTCTAAAATTGCTGGCAATATATAactctgcttttaaaaaaaggcttgaagtgattaaaattttgatttatgtaatttttgacaaacatttgtgttcaaaaatgttttgcaataTGGCCCAATCttgcacaaatgaaaaagaatcgTCTATGGCTActaatgccacaagatggcgccaaatgtCTTTTGAAGAAACTACATTTAAAAGACACATCTATAAACAATATTAGACGGGCTCAATTAGTCTTTTTGTTATTTGATTTCCTAATTTCAGGGCTCACTTTGTAAGAATAATGTCTTAAGATGAATTTGAAATTATATTTAAGTGTTTTGTGGGGATATATTTGGGTTCAAATTAATAAAGGCAAGTCGGAAAAGGTTTTGCAAAGGGAGGTCAGGGATTGATCCTGCGCCCTGCAAATTGTGTGGGTTCATTGAACTATCATCAGTGTTTTGAATGTGTGCACTGACCAATGCTTGTAGACTCTTGCATGTCTGCTCTCCTTTTACAATAAGCCCTGGGGGTCCAAGGTTTGTGCTTGCAGGTGGGGTCAAGCACTCGTAGCTTGGTCACAAAATGTTTGTACTCCCGTTCCAAGGCCTCCATCTTCAGCTGGAACTCTGCTATCTTCCTCTCGGGGTAATGTGCAAGTTGGGATTGCTTAgagggggaaacaaacaaaatgacagaTATTCTTACATTGAAAATGTCAACAAGTAATTCCTGTACCTGCAAGTAATACTCCATGTCTTTCTTGATGCTGGGAATCCACTTTTTTATAGACGATGCCGAGTTAAGTGTACACTAAGGAGAGACATTTAGGGGGAAAATGCATCAACATGATCAAGTCAAACTCTCAAAACATTGGTTCATTACCAGCTTGGGTCTGCGCTCCTGGACATCTTTTAGTCGACCCTCTGTAATGAAAATGGCGGGTTTTAAGTTTAAATTGATATAAAAAGCCAACAAGATATTAAGCCAAATTGTGACGATGGGTCATTTTTCTCATTGAAGTTGGCCGAGTCTAGAGCATCAAACAGATGAAGCTATCGGATCACCAAATGTCAAGTAAATTACAGGCtcgctatattttttttaagttactagCTGTGTTaccttctctctctttctgtagCCAAAGTCTGTTTAATCGTCCTTGTTGTTTCTCCTCGTTTCGAGCCATTTTCGATAATTCAATGAGGAATCAATGCGGAAGTAAACAATGTCACGTGATTTAGGCGTCGTGTGACGCCATCTTCTCGCTGTACTATCGCGAGAACCGCCGGACTAGTCATGAAACGTCAAATTTCTGATAGTTTGCGTGCGTAAAATGTATCATTAAAACATCTGACACGTGTAGTAATTAAACTACATTTAATAGAATTTTAACAGATCACTCTGTGCATAATTATTTGGGAAGCAAGTGCCGTGCTGTCGATTAGTAAGTTTCCAAGTCTGACAAAGTTTTGGTAACTGAGACATTTTAACCGTTAAAATGTCTCAGTCTCTGTCagtgtcaatctgtcaatgtcTCTGTCAATAATAATAGTTTTTGCTAAATTATTGCATGCAATTCAATACAACCATGAATGACATACAAGCAAAACAAATGCGCACGACGTAAGTAAAATACAATAACTATACTTTGAAAAAAGATGATTGTGTCTTTCGGGAGTTGGTGGGGGATTGCGTTCTTTAATTTACATGTTTTGTTATGAATCTACTCCTTGAACAAACGTCTCGGGATTTACCGTATCCAGAGGAGATTACTCCAGCGGAGTCACTTCCCGTAAAACACGCCCTCTTTGTCGTGACGTCCATCTTCCGAGCGACCCCTCACCATATATGGTAAGGCAAGGACACCGTTTTCCGGAATGATGTCATCTGGTCCCACGTTTCAGCAATCGGATCAGGATAATAATTAGGCAGCCAGATTAGAAAAAGATGCTTAAATATGGGCAAACTACAAACgtagtgttgtttttatttcactttatgATAACGGAAAAACAATCCTGTAATTGTTTGGTTTCTAGAcatatttgtttaattaaatcacCCTAATTTCATTTGTTTACACCTGAAGTCCCCAAATTTTTTATCCAAAGTGACACATTTGAGATTTTAAAAGGGGCAGCTGAGCCAGGTCTTTGGTGGATGAGGTTGTTAAAAGAGAGATCAGAtctgtatagaaataaaatactataggtatttgttgtattttgaaattttacattataagtgtaaACATGTAGATGTATCTGACATTACAGACACATTGCTTTTATTGGAGGACTTTTGATGATTTTAATGTAAATGCATGGATGGCTGgattaaagaaaacaaataatgcTTATAGAAGCATAAGGCAAAATGGAAGGATCTTTACTTATAAATGAAATCTTGGTCGTTGTGTACAATTTTCAAATCCATAGAAAGTAATGTGataaaatactgtataataGAATTATGTGAACATGTGAAGACAGACATAATGGAAGTTGACTTACAGTGACTGTGTCGCCCCCTAGTGTTTCATTATTTCCACCACATGACAAATATCTTATTCAGCCACTTCCACCCACTGTTCATAAGTATACATATTAGGACTAATGGCAGTACACATTAATTTTATCAGCTTTCATTCTTTGAAAATCAAAGAAGGTATGACAGTGTTAATATTGTAGTTAATATAATTGGAAATAAGTCATCCAAAGGTGGTTGATAAAACAGGCTGTCACTTATCTTTTTCCTTGTTGACAGCGCTATATAACTTTATTGGCAAATTTAGTGGAGCATAATTGCatctatttcactttttttttctttgttgacaCCGTACTATAACTTTGACACATTAGGTGTTATGCATGTGCATCGTATTTACTCAAAAGTAATTAATAAACGTgtgtaaacaaaatacaattatctcattttttttattgacattgtTATATAACATTGACAAATGAAGTGTAAATTATCAATATTTTAGCTAATGTGATTTATTAGTATGTTAATGTGCTGACAAGCGTTTTCCTTTGTTAACAATGTCCAATAACTTTATTGAGAAATTAAGTGTAAGTCAACTTTTAGTGCCTTAATAattctatttcaaattgacaaatATCTTTTTCTTCAGTTTCATGTTTTCTGTATTTGTGTAACAGTGAGGAAGTATGGTACTATGGAATGTAGTGTAATACCATGAAGGTTAATCAGTTACTTCCTATTTTTGTCAAATACATGAGCCCACAGGTTTCATAACCcaacctgacaaaaaaaaaaaaaaagtttgttgtttttctcgCCCATTTGTCATTATGTGAAGTTTAATTTAGAAACTGTCATCCACATGAGCCGGCTCTATCAGCTTGATCGATACTTACACTAATGGAATTTAACTAGCAGGTACTACACCTTGCAGCTCTTGCAACATGTTACAACATGCCTTATTGTTGTGACACACCCACACCAAGAAAACAGGGAGAGACCATGGATTCATTTTAGACAGTTTATTTTCTTCTTAAATATTGATgagttttaaacataaaaaaattatacttattacaaaTGGTAAACATAAGTACTCCGAGTTGATCTTATATACATATAGCAATGAGTGAAACCCCATTAAACAAAGTCATTCTTGAATTTTCTTTCTAACTTCTTACAATAAAGAAAAAAGTTGTGTTGTAACTCAAGAAGTCAGACAATGTGTCCCCCCCGCCCATATAACTTGTGTCCAGATGCTTAGGAGCTGGCCCAATAATGATGATGAGCTGCAGCAAGAAAACAAGTCATTGCAGGTTCATATCAAGTGAGCTCCAATACTGAATGTATTCTCCACTGATCCACGAAAAGCAAGAAAAAGTAGTCTTGTCCAGTTTGGCAACACAAACAGAAAGGACTTCTGTTTTAATGCCATGTCCAGAGCAGCCCTCTCCGGGACCGACCTCGTGGCACTGGGGTACTTTTCTGCACAGCCCCTCGGTCCTTCCCGCCGGTGTGGCGCCACGTCATCCCAAACCAGGTGCAGGGCTTCTGGGTCCAACTTAAAAGTCTGGTTTTCGCCTCATTTTACTGCCTCAGAATGTCTGTAGTTGCTGCGTCAACATGAGCTGACAGCCGCTGTTGACGTGGTTCATCACCTTCTGCTTGAGTTGCGCCACCTGTTCCCGCAGCATGTTGGCGGTGGACGCCAGTTCCGAGTTCTGCGACTTGAGGTTCTTCACTTTATCCTCCAGCCGCGAGATGCGCTCCAGCTTCCTCTTGCGGCACTTGGAGGCGGCGATGCGGTTGCGCATGCGCTTGCGCTCGGCCTTGATGCGCTCCTGGCTCTCCATGTCGATGGGGGACAGAGGAGGCGTCTCACCCGGCATCTCGGGCACCGTTTGCGGCTCCTCCTTGAGCACGGTGAGCATCGGGAGatgggaggaggaggtggatgaagaagaggaggatggCTGTGCGTAAAGCGGGAAGGACGTGCTTGGGGCCGTGGTGGTGTAGCTCTGACCTGTCGTGGTGTAACTCGGGACCGAGGTGGTGTAACTCGGAGACGACACGGTACTGATAGCGGGCTGGAACGTGTTTAGATCCTCGTAAACCGGCGAGTCAGCGCGCATGGTACCGCTGTACACGGCCACCCCGGCGACGGACGCCACAGGCGGCGGCGCTGACGGGACGTTCACCCCGGGCATGTGCTGGTGGTGGAGCTCGGCCAAGGCGCGCACGAACCCCTCGGCGAAGCCCTCCTGCTCGTCGGTGACGTTCTTGGGACACAGGAACTGTGTCGGCGTCGGCGTGGTGGTGATCAGCCCGTTGCTCGACTGGATGATGAGCCGCTCCAGCTCCGGGGAAGCCAGCTTCAGCAAGCCCACGTCCGGGGAGGTGAGCAGATCGCCGGCTCTCGCTCGGAGATGAGGCTTCAGGCTACCGGCGGGGTCGGACAGGTTCAGCGTCATGTTGTGCTTGAGCGCCTTGGAGCCGCTGTATCCGTAGCCGGCACCGTTGAGAGAGTCGTCGTAGAAAGTAGTTTCCATCTTCGTATACATAGAAGTGAAAccgaaaaaaagacaaataaacgACTTCCTGGTTACCAGCTGACGTCCAAAAAAGTCCCGGCGAAAGTTCTCAACACGCACTTTCGACACACGAATCAACACCGACCGCTCGTAGTGTTGTTGTTTCAGTCAAGTTCTAAGAAATATATCCAACTCTTTCAGTAAAGAATCCGGTGGGAGTGTTTGTCCAACTTTCCCCGGATTGTCGATGTGGTGGTGCTTCCCCAACTCGGTCGTGTATATACTCTGACTTCTACAAGCGTGGAGGCAAACCTTATGCTGCCGCTGCCTCTCCGAAAATAGCCATGATGTCACGAGAGGGCTCTCCCATTGGCTGGAGGGCGTGTCCCGGGGCGGGACCACCCCGCGTCGCCTTGGCGACCGACACCCCACCCACCCCAGAAGATTCTGAACCTCGCGTTGCATTGTGGGATGAGGTAATGCCGTGGAAGAGCGCCTGCGCGGTGCATTGTGGGATGACGTATTGTTTTTGAATATCTGGTTACCCGCTCTCGACTGTCAGTGGCGGGACGGCCTGGGTTGGTGCTGGAGTAGATTAGTCCTCCCATTTCTGCTTTTAAAACTTGACAactctttttttcaagtacactTATGTGTttataaagtttttaaaaatacagtaccaACCATTTATGTCActactgttttgactttttgacagTTTCTTTTCTCTTCCCTGACACTTTTTTCATCACTACATATACGGACAATTCCGAGCTACGTcataattcaaaatggcggacatacTCGGTGAAAAGAAGCTCCCCACTtcttgaaaagcattggactttggattgttgtaatttgatttgtgaggattatttacATTTCAAAACAACCTGCCTGCGGTTTATATGCtggtcacaggcaaaagcagtcaaattcACCATTTGTTTTCACTGTGTAAAGAAAGCGTTGCATTGGGGAAATATCACAAATGCCCGGATGTAAAGTAATTCTCCACTGTGCTTTACATGACTTCACGACGATATCATGTGTGTTATGTGACtacatttttatataatttgtgGATGAAGACAAGTCACAAAAAACTGTCCCcacaaacacatttgttttcAGCTACACGATTTATGCTTTTAAATAATTCTCAACATTAGTAATtggggttaaataaataaaaaaatctgtagCTTAATGTGCCACTAACAACGTCTTCATTTGTGTCTGTATGACCATTATACTGCCCCAAGTGGCAAAGTCATGCACATCAAGAGGAGCACAATATCTGTGAATTGATGAAATCTTGATGGAAAAAAGGTTTCATTATTCACgttctatttaattatgtcatCACTGTATGTTTATTTAAGTACAATGGTGGTCTCACTTTCTCacaacaaaaatagtttttagcaTATTTGGAGAAGCTGAATTGATAGCATTtccgttcatttcaatggggcaAGATGTGATAGACTTAAAACCCAGAGAAAGCAACACCCTGTGGGAGTGCTTTGTCTCGTGAGAGCATTTGATCGGGCTCaccatgcaaaagcacaaaaagcTATAAAACAAAAAGCCCACAAATGctcataagatttttttttttttttttttttttttt contains the following coding sequences:
- the jun gene encoding transcription factor Jun; its protein translation is MYTKMETTFYDDSLNGAGYGYSGSKALKHNMTLNLSDPAGSLKPHLRARAGDLLTSPDVGLLKLASPELERLIIQSSNGLITTTPTPTQFLCPKNVTDEQEGFAEGFVRALAELHHQHMPGVNVPSAPPPVASVAGVAVYSGTMRADSPVYEDLNTFQPAISTVSSPSYTTSVPSYTTTGQSYTTTAPSTSFPLYAQPSSSSSSTSSSHLPMLTVLKEEPQTVPEMPGETPPLSPIDMESQERIKAERKRMRNRIAASKCRKRKLERISRLEDKVKNLKSQNSELASTANMLREQVAQLKQKVMNHVNSGCQLMLTQQLQTF
- the LOC144027084 gene encoding uncharacterized protein LOC144027084, translated to MARNEEKQQGRLNRLWLQKEREEGRLKDVQERRPKLCTLNSASSIKKWIPSIKKDMEYYLQQSQLAHYPERKIAEFQLKMEALEREYKHFVTKLRVLDPTCKHKPWTPRAYCKRRADMQESTSIVKKSKSSSAAFSHSESTLPPSNPTPEVASKDQDQPLTFDRTRLAMVTAAFRGASDHQSVSQTQNLARILQRSLPNLGNMASEVSSVVGEKEAVQESDKRTDGKSSLGHVLGLDCYSSSGEESDT